CCCGTCCCGACAGTTGCTGCTTTTTCCCTGTGTCTCTCTTTGCCtgcttcccccccccacgcCCATGATATATGCAACAAGATTAGATAGGACAGCCGTACGCGTCCCTCACTGCCTTCTCAGGACGCCTCGATAAGAGACACCCATCTCCGTCTTTATCTATTCCGGGGCTCCATCGCGTCACCATCCCCTCATCGCATCCGTCCATGGGAGCCCCCGCCTCTCACTCGAAGTGGCGGcactgtactctgtacccCCCGGCCATCTATTGCGTTACCTCGGCCTTTGGCCATTGATTTCGAGGTGGTGTTCCTCCTATGGTGACTGCAGAGACCAGAACGATTGGGGCGCAAACTTAAACAGAGAGGGATGCAGGGCCTGGACTCCGCAGAGAGCGAACTGACATGTGCCGCCCATGTCATGTACTATCAACACTACCTACAAGTCGTACAGCCCCATACTCcaaggggagaggaggggagagaggaggtAACCGATCGCGAAAGGTATTTTGTAGACTCTCACTCGCTGCCGCcacaaaccccccccccccaattcATCCTCCCCCAGTCGCCTCCAGACCCCTTTCAGACCCCGTCTAAACTGCTACACTGCGTCGGGCATAGTTCGCCGGAGAAAAATCCGCTCGCTTGCAGACCTCGCATATCGTCCCCCGTCGCCCCCACCATCCCGCCGCTCTGTGTTCACCACCTCGCTAGTGTCCTACGAAGAAGGTTGGTTGCTCTGCTCCCGCTGCGACGCTGCAGTGTGGCCTGCCGGCCGGTCCCTGATCTCTGGGAACTCTTGGAAGCTTTGTTTAAAGGCATCTGcaggccccccccctcaaaaTGTCGGGCGAACGTGGGAAgacttcttggccttcttgcttttcttcttcccgccTTCGAAACACTACCTATCGCGGCTCTCTCCCTTCGTTGGATGTGTCTCCCACCTCCGGACACTATCTCGAAAAAGACCATCGCTTGATCGGCGCTTCATCGTGAACACCCCCATGGAATTCAAAGTCCAgttcttctccctccttctcaaGGCCATTCGGTAAAATCGAAGCTCGCATACCTGCTAGGTAACCTGCGATCGATCTCCAGGGCTTTCCATACATCCCAatcccccccaccccccatcGTGACATTCTCGATAACCTGCCTCTGCTTGTGAGCTGTTCCGAACGATTCGAGACGGGCGCCGCGCCGAAAGTCCCCCCCACTCGTTCGGGTCCCATCTCGGGTTTCGTCCTCCGCATTCTCCTCattctcctcctcccgccaTGTCGTCCACCGGCGTCgagcgcgccggcggcctgccAAGCTACGGCTACTCCAACCACGGGCGCTTCccggacgagaagctcgtcggcgacgaaAAGGTGCTCGGCGGGCAGTACGGCGAGCCCCTTGAGAGCGGCTTCCGCTCCTCGCTCGACTCGGGCGGCACGCAGGATCACACCCATCGCAAGCTCAAGTCGCGTCACATCCAGCTGATTGGCATTGGCGGCACCATCGGTACGTTTGTCTTCAGGGGGGAGTGATAATgatcaagaaggccaagactGACTGATCCATTCATTGTACAGGAACCGCTCTCTACGTACGTTTGAAAACCTGCCAACTCCCCTCAACTTCCCCtaccttcttctcgagctgtGCTTACATCCTTACCAGGTCCAAATCGGACGAGGCCTGATCAACGGCGGCCCCGCGAGCTTGTTTCTGGCCTTCTCCATCTGGTGCACCTTCATCCTGGCCGTGACGCTCAgcatggccgagatggtcACCTACCTCCCCATCTCGAGCCCCTTCATCCGCTTCGCCGGCCGctacgtcgacgaggccttcggcttcgccgccggctggaacttcttcgtcttcgaggccgccctcgtcccctTCGAGGTCGTCGCCTGCAACCTCATCATCCACTTCTGGAGCGACGTCgtgcccgccggcgccatcatcgccatcatcctcgtcctctacGGCGTCATCAACGTCATGGCCGTCCAGTGGTACGGCGAGACCGAGTTCTgggccgccctcggcaagttcctcctcatcatcggcctcatcatcttcaccttcatcgtcatgctcggcggcaacccgCTGGGGGACCGCTTCGGCTTCCGCTACTGGTACGAGCCCGGCGCCTTCAACGAGCTCTACTACGACGGCTCCCTCGGCAAgttcctcggcttcctgcAGTGCCTCATCCTGGCCTCCTTCACCATCGCCGGGCCCGACTACGTCTccatggccgccggcgaggccgagaaccCGCGCAAGATCATGCCGCGCGCCTTCAACGCCGTCTTCTACCGCCTCAccgccttcttcgtcctcggctcCCTCTGCGTCGGCATCCTGGTCCCctacaacgacgacgagctcacGCGCGCCTTCAAGGACGGCCAGCCcggcgcctcggcctcgccctaCGTCGTTGCCATGAACCGCCTCAAGATCGGCGTCCTGCCCCATATCGTCAACGCCATGGTCctcaccgccgccttctccgccgGCAACAGCTACGTTTACTGCGCCTCGCGTTCGCTCtacggcctcgccctcgagggcaaGGCGCCCGCCTTCCTCAAGCGGTGCACCAAGAACGGAGTCCCGGTCTACTgcgtcatcgccgtcctgCTCATCGGCCTCCTGAGCTTCCTGCAGCTCAGCGCCAAcacggccgtcgtcctcgactgGTTCGTCAGTCTCGTCACCGCCTCGCAGCTCATCAACTTCGCCTGCATGTGCACCGCCTACCTGGGCTTCTACCGCGCCCTCAAGGCCCAGGGCATCAGCCGCGACTCGCTGCCGTACAAGGGCTGGTTCCAGCCGTACGCCGCCTGgtacggcctcgtcggcacCTTCATCATGACCTTTGTCGGCGGATACACCGTCTTCCTGCCCTTGGACGGGTACTGGAACATTCCCGACTTTTTGTTCTCGTGAGTCCCGACACGCCTGCTTCCGGGAAATGGGAGTAAGAGCAACCCCCATAGCTGACACGGCCAGGTACACCATGGTCGGCATCTTCCCCGTCTTGTATTTCGGCTGGAAGATCCTCAAGCGCACCAAGATCTTCAAGCCTGAAGAGGTCGACTTGTACCGGGACAAGGTATGCTGCCCTTCTTGCTACTAGACAATGTTGAAGGATAATTGTGTAGTTTGCTAACGGATTTTCTAGGATGAAATTGACGAATACGAGAGAACTTTCGTGCCCACACCGCCTGCGTAAGTCGTCTCCCGTCGTATTGTCTCCAAGATCCACATACTCACTCACCAATCAGGAACATGTTCGAAAGGATTCTGGACAAGCTCTTCGGTTGAACACCACTCGTCACAAGTTCAGTTTACGTCTTCGAGTTTCCAGAGGTGTACGGTGTTAGGAACTAGAAAGGCTTAGGATACCCCATGGACAGAAACAATGTAGGGGATTCATGATTCCAAAGACTGAATGCTCTTGACGTACTAGAGTGATAAAAAAACGAGTGCTTGACCATTGGCTCAAACGCGGTTTCGCTCAAGAGGACGCCAGTTTAACTCATAGCCCGCTCCGCTTCTTAACATCTCAAGAGTACGAGATGACAATCGAATATTGGCTCCTCCCGAAGATTCTGACTAAGCTCCGCAGCGGCGTCCCCCATGACTAATCCTGATGATGATATGTGCCGCTCAGAATGAGGGGTTAGGATCATTAAGAGTGGATGGGATCTTGTGACTGGACGATTGGGAATCATTCTTGACAACATCTTGTAAGGTCGGCTCACAACGCAATGGATCTCCTGATTTGTGGTACTTGCGGCGTGCAGTATGACAGCCACGCCGTCAAATCATGCAAGATATGCGATGATCCTCGCCAATACGTCGCCGAAGACGGGTGAGCTTCTGAACCCAGCCCGGTCTGCATCCGAGTCACATCGGACACGAGCATGTTGACAAACTCCCCAGCCAATGGTTCACCACCCTCCGCGAGCTCCAAGACTCCAAAAAGTACAGAAACGTCTTCACCAAGGACAAGTACAActcgggcgtcgtcgccgtccgcaCCGAGCCCcccgtcgccatcggccagCGCGCGTTCCTCCTCCGTTCACCCGCCGGCAACCTCCTCTGGGACTGCATCACGtacatcgacgacgacacggtGCGGCGCGTCaacgagctcggcggcatcgccgccatcgtcatctcgCACCCGCACTACTTCTCGACCGCGCTGCACTGGGCCGAGGCCTTTGGGTGCAAGGTGTacgtctcggccgaggacggcgagtgGCTCACGCGCCGCGGCGACGCCCACGTGCTGTGGGAGGGCCGGGACATGGAGTTCCTCGGCGGACAGTTCCTGGCGGTCAAGGTCGCAGGGCATTTCCCCGGGAGCTCGGTGCTGCTGTGGAGGAGCGAGAGGAAGCTCTTCGTTGCGGACTCGGTCATGGTCGTGCCCAGCGGCGTGTACCACGTTGACCGGCCGCCGGGGACCGCGAGTTTTGCGTTCATGTGGTCGTATCCAAACATGGTGAGTGGTCTGTAAATCTCGAAGAAAGAAAACCACGTGCTGGAAGGGGCCGGCTGACCCAGATGGTGTGTGTAGATTCCGCTGTCACCTGAGGACGTTTACGACATCTGGAAGGCTGTTTCCAAGCTTGATTTCGAGGATGCGCACAGCGCCTTTCCCGGACGAGATGCCAGGGGCGATGCAAAGAGACGGCTTTTGGACAGCGCCCAGATCTTTGTCAAGTCTGTTGGATACATCGACCATCCCATTCATGGCGAGAGTATTTAGAGGTTTAGCTCGTCCAATGGAAGCACTAAGGTATTTGACATCAAGTGTTAGACTGTCATTAACAAGATGGCTTGAGGCGCTGGTGCAAGGTCGCGCAATATCGCAGCTTAGGTCACTTGGTACCTTCTCAGGATCCGAGACAGTTGCAACAtagccttcttcttcttcttttcagTCGACACCAGAAACTTTACGTTCCTACTCTCGCCAGAAAAGTTTTGACCCGCTTCGAACATCGAGGTTCTGAGAGAAGCAACGACAAGGAAGTCATAAATAGCCAAGACTTGAAAGGACGACAGTTGGTCCTCGCGGAAATATAACAACGTCTATGTGAAAGGagtaacgtcgggcacccacttttcg
The genomic region above belongs to Colletotrichum higginsianum IMI 349063 chromosome 2, whole genome shotgun sequence and contains:
- a CDS encoding Amino acid permease, which produces MSSTGVERAGGLPSYGYSNHGRFPDEKLVGDEKVLGGQYGEPLESGFRSSLDSGGTQDHTHRKLKSRHIQLIGIGGTIGTALYVQIGRGLINGGPASLFLAFSIWCTFILAVTLSMAEMVTYLPISSPFIRFAGRYVDEAFGFAAGWNFFVFEAALVPFEVVACNLIIHFWSDVVPAGAIIAIILVLYGVINVMAVQWYGETEFWAALGKFLLIIGLIIFTFIVMLGGNPLGDRFGFRYWYEPGAFNELYYDGSLGKFLGFLQCLILASFTIAGPDYVSMAAGEAENPRKIMPRAFNAVFYRLTAFFVLGSLCVGILVPYNDDELTRAFKDGQPGASASPYVVAMNRLKIGVLPHIVNAMVLTAAFSAGNSYVYCASRSLYGLALEGKAPAFLKRCTKNGVPVYCVIAVLLIGLLSFLQLSANTAVVLDWFVSLVTASQLINFACMCTAYLGFYRALKAQGISRDSLPYKGWFQPYAAWYGLVGTFIMTFVGGYTVFLPLDGYWNIPDFLFSYTMVGIFPVLYFGWKILKRTKIFKPEEVDLYRDKDEIDEYERTFVPTPPANMFERILDKLFG
- a CDS encoding Metallo-beta-lactamase superfamily protein: MDLLICGTCGVQYDSHAVKSCKICDDPRQYVAEDGQWFTTLRELQDSKKYRNVFTKDKYNSGVVAVRTEPPVAIGQRAFLLRSPAGNLLWDCITYIDDDTVRRVNELGGIAAIVISHPHYFSTALHWAEAFGCKVYVSAEDGEWLTRRGDAHVLWEGRDMEFLGGQFLAVKVAGHFPGSSVLLWRSERKLFVADSVMVVPSGVYHVDRPPGTASFAFMWSYPNMIPLSPEDVYDIWKAVSKLDFEDAHSAFPGRDARGDAKRRLLDSAQIFVKSVGYIDHPIHGESI